One window of the Peptacetobacter hiranonis genome contains the following:
- a CDS encoding cobalt-precorrin 5A hydrolase produces MEKNKFDSDAISIERNIDLKNEVDRILENGISKKDIVIAKKNIRIAIIAVTEKGKNTAEKIASELENVDVFFQKRGIKELTRELFNKYECIIFVSACGIAVRCISPFLKSKFEDPAVLVVDDNGNNVISLLSGHIGGANEITLKIADVLNANPVITTSTDTNKKGALDVIVSKIGGYVENLRESAKLVNSYLVDDKRVGIYFDSDYESEKDSLNLSGFELIDEKTEIDAIAKLDVLVSVTDKLRCWVDEIIYNIKKDNEEKEDLIYIKLVPRRIALGMGCRKNTETEKMIKEFSTFSALNNIHPAAIVKTGSLIIKKDEKCMIDLSKALCAEFNLFDVDEICTCDYMFDKSEFVKKNTGVYSVAQPSAYLLSGNVISDKYKNNGTTFAFGRMKG; encoded by the coding sequence ATGGAGAAAAATAAATTCGATTCAGATGCGATTTCTATAGAGAGAAATATTGATTTAAAGAATGAAGTAGACAGGATTTTAGAAAATGGAATATCTAAAAAAGATATCGTCATTGCTAAGAAAAATATAAGAATAGCTATTATAGCTGTTACAGAAAAAGGGAAAAATACTGCAGAAAAAATAGCTTCAGAGCTAGAAAATGTAGATGTATTTTTCCAAAAGAGAGGGATAAAAGAGCTTACAAGAGAGCTTTTTAATAAATACGAATGTATAATTTTTGTATCTGCCTGTGGGATTGCGGTTAGATGTATTTCTCCATTTTTAAAGAGTAAGTTTGAAGATCCAGCTGTGTTGGTTGTGGACGATAATGGGAATAATGTGATTAGTTTACTAAGTGGACACATAGGTGGAGCAAATGAAATAACTTTAAAAATAGCAGATGTTTTAAACGCAAATCCAGTGATTACAACATCTACAGATACTAATAAAAAGGGTGCTTTAGATGTTATTGTGTCTAAAATCGGTGGATATGTGGAAAACCTTAGAGAATCTGCAAAGCTTGTAAATTCATATCTTGTGGATGACAAGCGAGTGGGGATATATTTTGATTCGGATTATGAAAGTGAAAAAGATAGTCTAAATCTATCTGGATTTGAGTTGATAGATGAAAAAACTGAGATTGATGCAATAGCAAAACTAGATGTACTCGTTTCAGTTACTGATAAGCTTAGATGTTGGGTAGATGAGATTATTTATAATATAAAGAAAGATAATGAAGAAAAAGAAGATTTAATCTATATAAAGCTAGTTCCAAGAAGAATTGCACTTGGGATGGGGTGTAGAAAGAATACAGAAACTGAAAAAATGATTAAAGAGTTTTCTACGTTTTCTGCTTTGAACAATATACATCCAGCTGCAATTGTAAAGACAGGGAGCTTGATTATAAAAAAAGACGAAAAATGTATGATAGATTTATCAAAAGCTCTTTGTGCAGAGTTTAATCTATTTGATGTAGATGAGATCTGCACTTGTGACTATATGTTTGATAAATCGGAATTTGTAAAGAAAAACACTGGGGTTTATTCTGTTGCACAGCCTTCAGCATATCTCCTAAGTGGAAATGTTATTTCGGATAAGTATAAAAATAATGGAACAACTTTTGCTTTTGGCAGAATGAAAGGATAA
- the cobJ gene encoding precorrin-3B C(17)-methyltransferase — protein MIYVIGIGPGGKEYMTLEAIEAIKNSDVIVGYKTYINLIEDMISDKEVVQNGMRKEIDRCKMAVEIAKEGKDVAVVSSGDSGIYGMAGLILELVVKEDDDIKVKVVPGVTASIAAASVLGAPIMHDFCHISLSDLLTPWEVIEKRLRLAAEADFVVCLYNPRSKGRSEHLARAFEIMGEFKDGSTPVGIVKDAGREGEEKYICTFDTMNFEIVDMTTMVIVGNKSTFIDKDMMITPRGYTV, from the coding sequence ATGATTTACGTTATAGGAATTGGTCCTGGTGGAAAAGAGTATATGACTCTTGAAGCTATTGAGGCGATAAAAAATTCAGATGTAATAGTTGGATATAAGACATATATTAATTTAATAGAAGATATGATTTCTGATAAGGAAGTCGTACAAAATGGTATGAGAAAAGAAATTGACAGATGTAAGATGGCTGTAGAAATAGCTAAAGAAGGAAAAGATGTAGCTGTTGTAAGTAGTGGAGATTCTGGAATTTACGGAATGGCAGGACTTATTCTTGAGCTTGTTGTCAAAGAGGACGATGATATTAAGGTCAAAGTTGTACCTGGTGTAACTGCAAGTATTGCAGCGGCTTCTGTTTTAGGTGCGCCGATAATGCACGACTTCTGTCATATAAGTCTTAGTGATCTTCTAACTCCTTGGGAAGTTATAGAAAAAAGATTAAGACTTGCAGCTGAGGCAGATTTTGTAGTTTGCCTATACAACCCAAGAAGCAAGGGAAGAAGTGAACATCTTGCTAGAGCATTTGAGATAATGGGAGAATTTAAGGATGGAAGCACTCCTGTTGGAATTGTAAAAGATGCAGGAAGAGAAGGCGAAGAAAAATATATCTGTACATTTGATACAATGAATTTTGAAATAGTTGATATGACTACAATGGTAATTGTAGGAAATAAATCGACATTTATAGATAAGGATATGATGATAACTCCTAGAGGGTATACAGTTTAG